One genomic region from Cellulomonas hominis encodes:
- a CDS encoding ArsR/SmtB family transcription factor — translation MTTDDTPTQAHPDQLRITDPERMRALAHPVRMDLLAYLDDVGEATATECAAHLRQTVANCSFHLRTLAKAGFVEPAEPRGRERPWRAVSRARSFTADPLDPASRRAVLELGEIAARREVERYIDHLRRTDASDAIDPEMVPLTQTSTHGFWATPEEATEVIAVLNSISDRFDGRAEDPARRPPGARLMRLFTAINPDLDHEPTPAAPTQQQED, via the coding sequence ATGACCACGGACGACACCCCGACGCAGGCCCACCCGGACCAGCTCCGGATCACCGACCCCGAGCGCATGCGCGCCCTCGCGCACCCGGTGCGGATGGACCTGCTCGCCTACCTCGACGACGTCGGCGAGGCGACGGCCACCGAGTGCGCCGCGCACCTGCGGCAGACCGTGGCGAACTGCTCGTTCCACCTGCGGACGCTGGCGAAGGCCGGGTTCGTCGAGCCCGCCGAGCCGCGCGGCCGCGAGCGCCCCTGGCGCGCCGTGTCCCGGGCCCGCTCGTTCACCGCCGACCCGCTCGACCCGGCGTCCCGGCGCGCGGTGCTCGAGCTCGGCGAGATCGCCGCCCGACGCGAGGTCGAGCGGTACATCGACCACCTGCGGCGCACCGACGCGAGCGACGCGATCGACCCCGAGATGGTCCCGCTGACCCAGACCTCGACGCACGGCTTCTGGGCCACCCCCGAGGAGGCGACGGAGGTCATCGCGGTCCTCAACTCGATCAGCGACCGGTTCGACGGCCGCGCCGAGGACCCGGCACGCCGACCCCCCGGGGCCCGGCTGATGCGCCTGTTCACCGCGATCAACCCCGACCTCGACCACGAGCCCACCCCCGCCGCACCGACGCAGCAGCAGGAGGACTGA
- a CDS encoding EAL domain-containing protein, translating to MSVAEDRPPSVLDALPVGDVRDVQRILDRVREHLGMDIAFLSGLTTSAEVVLATSAETGPMQMAVGDARDLDETYCVRVLAGLLPAVLPDARRHPVARELPVTAELGIGSYVGAPLRGADGRPVGMLCCVGRGANPLLDEDAARVVGLAAALVEDRMGVCGLPHRPAVSERVRWVREVLATGDLRTVFQPVVRLGTGEVVAVEALSRFEPARFPTPGHAFAAAGAGGVGVELELLAARRALTRVPALPDGLRLSVNLSAEALLDPRTAELLLPFGSAIGVEVTEHTPVHDYDALVAVTERLKAGGLQVAVDDAGAGFSSLRHVLQLRPTTIKLDLALVRGIDADPVRRALVRAVADVAAVLGSGLVAEGVETAAERDALLALGVRYGQGYLLGRPGPWEDVVG from the coding sequence GTGAGTGTCGCCGAGGACCGTCCGCCGTCCGTGCTGGACGCGCTGCCCGTCGGGGACGTGCGGGACGTGCAGCGGATCCTCGACCGGGTGCGCGAGCACCTCGGGATGGACATCGCGTTCCTGTCGGGCCTGACGACGTCGGCCGAGGTGGTGCTCGCGACGAGCGCCGAGACCGGCCCGATGCAGATGGCGGTGGGCGACGCCCGGGACCTCGACGAGACGTACTGCGTCCGGGTGCTGGCCGGGCTGCTCCCCGCGGTGCTGCCGGACGCGCGCCGGCACCCGGTGGCCCGCGAGCTCCCGGTGACGGCCGAGCTCGGTATCGGCTCGTACGTCGGCGCCCCGCTGCGCGGCGCGGACGGCCGGCCCGTCGGGATGCTGTGCTGCGTCGGCCGCGGCGCGAACCCGCTGCTGGACGAGGACGCCGCCCGGGTCGTCGGCCTCGCGGCCGCGCTGGTCGAGGACCGGATGGGCGTCTGCGGGCTGCCGCACCGGCCGGCGGTGTCCGAGCGGGTGCGGTGGGTGAGGGAGGTGCTGGCGACCGGGGACCTGCGGACGGTGTTCCAGCCGGTCGTGCGGCTCGGCACCGGGGAGGTCGTGGCGGTCGAGGCGCTGTCCCGGTTCGAGCCCGCGCGGTTCCCGACGCCGGGGCACGCGTTCGCCGCGGCGGGGGCCGGCGGGGTCGGCGTCGAGCTGGAGCTGCTGGCCGCCCGGCGCGCGCTGACCCGGGTGCCCGCGCTGCCGGACGGGCTGCGGCTCTCGGTCAACCTCTCCGCGGAGGCCCTGCTGGACCCGCGGACCGCGGAGCTGCTGCTGCCGTTCGGGTCCGCGATCGGCGTCGAGGTCACCGAGCACACGCCGGTGCACGACTACGACGCGCTCGTGGCGGTGACCGAGCGGCTGAAGGCGGGCGGGCTGCAGGTCGCCGTCGACGACGCCGGGGCCGGGTTCTCCAGCCTGCGGCACGTCCTGCAGCTGCGGCCCACGACGATCAAGCTCGACCTCGCCCTGGTGCGGGGGATCGACGCCGACCCGGTGCGGCGGGCGCTGGTCCGGGCCGTGGCCGACGTCGCGGCGGTGCTCGGCTCGGGCCTGGTGGCCGAGGGCGTGGAGACCGCGGCGGAGCGGGACGCGCTGCTCGCGCTGGGCGTCCGGTACGGGCAGGGCTACCTGCTCGGGCGTCCGGGCCCGTGGGAGGACGTCGTCGGCTGA
- a CDS encoding OsmC family protein has translation MEPSTVPETAAATAVPTQTPAPQDRLWVERTGTRTYTGRNTRGAEVSIGPVEAGAVFTPGELLKIALAGCSGMSADHALSHRLGDDVAVTVEVEGANLREEDRYPHLQERMIVDLTGLDEATRERLLRVVHRAVDEHCTVGRTVKAGATVDLEVVGG, from the coding sequence ATGGAGCCCTCGACCGTCCCCGAGACCGCCGCCGCGACCGCGGTGCCCACGCAGACGCCCGCGCCGCAGGACCGGCTGTGGGTCGAGCGCACCGGCACCCGCACCTACACCGGGCGCAACACCCGCGGCGCCGAGGTCAGCATCGGCCCCGTCGAGGCCGGCGCGGTGTTCACCCCGGGCGAGCTGCTGAAGATCGCCCTCGCCGGCTGCTCCGGCATGAGCGCCGACCACGCCCTCAGCCACCGGCTCGGCGACGACGTCGCGGTGACCGTCGAGGTCGAGGGCGCCAACCTCCGCGAGGAGGACCGCTACCCGCACCTGCAGGAGCGGATGATCGTCGACCTCACCGGCCTGGACGAGGCCACGCGCGAGCGGCTGCTGCGCGTCGTGCACCGGGCCGTCGACGAGCACTGCACCGTCGGTCGCACCGTCAAGGCCGGGGCGACCGTGGACCTCGAGGTGGTCGGCGGGTGA
- a CDS encoding aldo/keto reductase has translation MQTRTLGRTGRDVGVVGLGCWQLGADWGEVAEDDALAVLAAAADAGVTFFDTADVYGDGRSESLIGRFLRERPGSGITVATKMGRRADPHVADAYTLDAFRAWTDRSRANLGVDTLDLVQLHCPPSPVLDRDATYDALDTLVDEGRVAAYGVSVETVDEALAAIARPHVATIQIILNAFRRKPLERVLPAAAEAGVGIIARVPLASGLLSGKYDEHTEFAADDHRAYNRHGEAFDVGETFSGVPYEVGVAAAREIAALTPAGATTAQLALRWIVDQPGVSTVIPGARNPEQARGNADAALIPPLDEYTLDRFREVYDERIREHVHARW, from the coding sequence ATGCAGACGAGGACGCTGGGCAGGACGGGACGGGACGTCGGGGTCGTGGGACTGGGCTGCTGGCAGCTCGGCGCGGACTGGGGCGAGGTCGCCGAGGACGACGCGCTCGCCGTGCTCGCCGCCGCGGCCGACGCGGGCGTGACGTTCTTCGACACCGCCGACGTGTACGGGGACGGGCGCAGCGAGTCGCTCATCGGGCGGTTCCTGCGCGAGCGGCCGGGGTCGGGGATCACGGTCGCCACCAAGATGGGCCGCCGCGCCGACCCGCACGTCGCTGACGCGTACACGCTCGACGCGTTCCGGGCCTGGACCGACCGGTCCCGGGCCAACCTCGGCGTCGACACCCTCGACCTCGTGCAGCTGCACTGCCCGCCGAGCCCGGTGCTCGACCGCGACGCCACCTACGACGCGCTGGACACCCTCGTCGACGAGGGCCGGGTCGCGGCGTACGGGGTGTCCGTCGAGACGGTCGACGAGGCGCTCGCGGCCATCGCCCGGCCGCACGTCGCCACGATCCAGATCATCCTCAACGCGTTCCGGCGCAAGCCGCTGGAGCGGGTGCTGCCCGCCGCCGCGGAGGCCGGGGTCGGCATCATCGCGCGCGTCCCGCTGGCCAGCGGCCTGCTGTCCGGGAAGTACGACGAGCACACCGAGTTCGCCGCGGACGACCACCGCGCGTACAACCGGCACGGCGAGGCGTTCGACGTCGGCGAGACGTTCTCCGGCGTCCCCTACGAGGTCGGCGTCGCGGCCGCCCGCGAGATCGCGGCCCTCACCCCGGCCGGCGCGACCACGGCCCAGCTCGCGCTGCGCTGGATCGTCGACCAGCCCGGCGTGTCCACGGTGATCCCCGGAGCCCGCAACCCGGAGCAGGCCCGCGGCAACGCGGACGCCGCGCTGATCCCGCCGCTGGACGAGTACACGCTCGACCGCTTCCGGGAGGTCTACGACGAGCGCATCCGGGAGCACGTGCACGCCCGCTGGTGA
- the ddaH gene encoding dimethylargininase, whose protein sequence is MTATPQATRRHYLMCEPTHYTVSYEINPWMDATRYTDAGLAVQQWRTLRETFESLGHTVETIDPIPGLPDMVYAANGATVVDGVVYSARFRYPERGPEGPAYEKWFADHGFVTHTAEQVNEGEGDILTVGDVLLAGTGFRTDRAAHDEIARVTGREVVTLELVDPHYYHLDTALAVLSSEPGTELVAYYPPAFSDASRAELERRYPDAVIASEQDAACLGLNAVSDGLNVVVAPGAVDLAAQLTARGLRPHPVDTSELLKGGGGAKCCTLEIRR, encoded by the coding sequence ATGACCGCCACGCCCCAGGCCACCCGCCGGCACTACCTCATGTGCGAGCCCACCCACTACACGGTCTCGTACGAGATCAACCCGTGGATGGACGCCACCCGGTACACCGACGCGGGCCTCGCGGTGCAGCAGTGGCGCACCCTCCGGGAGACCTTCGAGTCCCTCGGCCACACGGTCGAGACGATCGACCCGATCCCGGGCCTGCCGGACATGGTCTACGCGGCGAACGGCGCCACCGTCGTCGACGGCGTCGTGTACTCCGCCCGGTTCCGCTACCCCGAGCGCGGCCCCGAGGGCCCGGCGTACGAGAAGTGGTTCGCGGACCACGGCTTCGTCACGCACACCGCCGAGCAGGTCAACGAGGGCGAGGGCGACATCCTCACCGTCGGCGACGTGCTGCTCGCGGGCACCGGCTTCCGCACCGACCGCGCCGCGCACGACGAGATCGCCCGGGTCACCGGCCGCGAGGTCGTCACGCTCGAGCTGGTCGACCCGCACTACTACCACCTCGACACCGCGCTGGCCGTGCTGAGCTCCGAGCCCGGCACCGAGCTCGTCGCGTACTACCCGCCGGCGTTCTCCGACGCCTCCCGCGCGGAGCTCGAGCGCCGCTACCCGGACGCGGTGATCGCCTCCGAGCAGGACGCCGCCTGCCTGGGGCTGAACGCCGTGTCGGACGGCCTGAACGTCGTCGTGGCCCCGGGCGCCGTCGACCTGGCCGCCCAGCTCACCGCCCGCGGGCTGCGCCCGCACCCCGTCGACACCAGCGAGCTGCTCAAGGGCGGCGGCGGCGCGAAGTGCTGCACGCTGGAGATCCGCCGCTGA
- the rocD gene encoding ornithine--oxo-acid transaminase codes for MTATIPARGAARADAGPLAQNYHPLPVTLTTGEGAWVRDVEGRTYLDLLAGYSALNFGHRHPGLTAAAHAQLDRLTLSSRAFDHDLLHPFAAALSDLARPVVAGSGPDGAAPMVLPMNTGAEAVETAIKAARKWGYEVRGVPPERATIVVAAGNFHGRTTTIVSFSTDPEARDGFGPHTPGFRIVPFGDADALRDAVDDTTVAVLLEPIQGEQGVVVPPAGYWPAVRELCTAADVLLIADEIQSGLGRTGTTFALELWDVRADLVTLGKALGGGVLPVSAVVGRPDVLGVLTAGTHGSTFGGNPLACAVGIAVVDLLRPGTYQERARTLGAHLHERLATLVDTGLLVGARGVGLWAGLDVEPGRMTGRELCERLLRLGVLAKDTHGSTIRLAPPLVIEPDDLDLALDRLTQALR; via the coding sequence ATGACCGCCACGATCCCCGCCCGCGGGGCCGCCCGCGCCGACGCCGGCCCGCTCGCGCAGAACTACCACCCGCTGCCCGTCACGCTGACGACCGGCGAGGGCGCGTGGGTGCGGGACGTGGAGGGGCGCACCTACCTGGACCTGCTCGCGGGCTACAGCGCCCTGAACTTCGGCCACCGGCACCCCGGCCTGACCGCGGCGGCGCACGCGCAGCTCGACCGGCTGACCCTGTCGTCCCGTGCGTTCGACCACGACCTGCTGCACCCGTTCGCCGCAGCCCTCTCCGACCTGGCGCGGCCCGTGGTGGCCGGGTCGGGCCCGGACGGCGCCGCGCCGATGGTGCTGCCGATGAACACCGGCGCCGAGGCCGTCGAGACCGCGATCAAGGCGGCCCGCAAGTGGGGCTACGAGGTCCGCGGCGTGCCGCCGGAGCGCGCGACGATCGTCGTCGCGGCGGGCAACTTCCACGGCAGGACGACGACGATCGTGTCGTTTTCGACCGACCCCGAGGCCCGCGACGGGTTCGGGCCGCACACCCCGGGGTTCCGGATCGTGCCGTTCGGGGACGCGGACGCGCTGCGGGACGCGGTCGACGACACGACGGTCGCGGTCCTGCTGGAGCCGATCCAGGGCGAGCAGGGCGTCGTCGTCCCGCCGGCGGGCTACTGGCCGGCCGTCCGGGAGCTCTGCACCGCCGCGGACGTGCTGCTGATCGCCGACGAGATCCAGTCCGGCCTCGGCCGCACGGGCACCACGTTCGCCCTGGAGCTGTGGGACGTCCGCGCGGACCTCGTCACCCTCGGCAAGGCCCTGGGCGGCGGCGTGCTGCCGGTGTCCGCGGTCGTCGGGCGCCCGGACGTGCTCGGGGTGCTGACGGCCGGCACGCACGGCTCCACGTTCGGCGGCAACCCGCTCGCGTGCGCGGTGGGCATCGCCGTGGTCGACCTGCTGCGGCCCGGGACCTACCAGGAGCGCGCCCGGACCCTCGGCGCGCACCTGCACGAGCGGCTCGCCACCCTGGTCGACACCGGCCTGCTGGTCGGCGCGCGCGGCGTCGGGCTGTGGGCGGGCCTGGACGTCGAGCCCGGGCGGATGACCGGCCGGGAGCTGTGCGAGCGGCTGCTGCGGCTCGGCGTGCTCGCGAAGGACACGCACGGCTCGACCATCCGGCTCGCCCCGCCCCTCGTCATCGAGCCGGACGACCTGGACCTGGCGCTCGACCGGCTGACGCAGGCGCTGCGCTGA
- a CDS encoding Lrp/AsnC family transcriptional regulator, with protein sequence MPPTFSGDLDPIDEAILRELAVDARASYADLGAVVSLSAPAVKRRVDRLRERGVVRGFTVLLDPAALGWATEAFIELFCHGSTSPATMRSAVERYPEVVAASTVTGDVDVVVQVRARDMRHLEQVVERLAAEPFVARTRSTIVLSALVRRPDVPPPA encoded by the coding sequence GTGCCCCCCACGTTCTCCGGCGACCTCGACCCCATCGACGAGGCGATCCTCCGCGAGCTCGCGGTCGACGCGCGCGCGTCCTACGCCGACCTCGGCGCCGTGGTGTCCCTGTCGGCGCCCGCCGTGAAGCGCCGCGTCGACCGGTTGCGGGAGCGCGGGGTGGTCCGCGGGTTCACGGTGCTGCTGGACCCGGCGGCCCTGGGCTGGGCGACCGAGGCGTTCATCGAGCTGTTCTGCCACGGCTCGACCAGCCCGGCGACCATGCGGTCCGCGGTCGAGCGGTACCCCGAGGTCGTCGCCGCCAGCACGGTCACCGGCGACGTCGACGTGGTGGTCCAGGTGCGCGCGCGGGACATGCGGCACCTGGAGCAGGTGGTGGAGCGCCTCGCCGCCGAGCCGTTCGTGGCTCGCACGCGCTCGACGATCGTCCTGTCCGCCCTGGTGCGCCGCCCGGATGTCCCGCCCCCGGCCTGA
- a CDS encoding universal stress protein codes for MKRDAEILVGVDGSAASMHALDWAAAEARTRRRPLHVVCSYTLPSFTAASLDGGYAALDDTAIQQGARAVLAEARQRAEGPDLEITTTVATGDAAAVLVEMSRDASLAVVGTRGKGGFADRLLGTVSSTLPAHAHCPTVVVPLRDQRRGGVVPNDESAPVVRPVRRMVVGVDGSPQADLALRYAIEEAQAWGAELTAVAGVPVGSGSGVMAWLPATIDQTQVLADVTEGLNVVVDRALAQYPGATVRRHVLDGTGAELLTEFSAATDLLVVGSRGRGGFTGLLLGSTSQAVLHHSACPVMVVTNGCLERAEAAGAGNGTAAAG; via the coding sequence ATGAAGCGGGACGCGGAGATCCTCGTCGGAGTCGACGGGTCGGCGGCGAGCATGCACGCCCTCGACTGGGCGGCCGCGGAGGCCCGGACGCGGCGCCGGCCGCTGCACGTCGTGTGCTCGTACACGCTGCCGTCGTTCACGGCCGCCTCGCTGGACGGCGGGTACGCCGCCCTGGACGACACGGCGATCCAGCAGGGCGCCCGCGCGGTGCTCGCCGAGGCCCGGCAGCGCGCCGAGGGCCCGGACCTGGAGATCACGACGACGGTCGCGACGGGCGACGCCGCCGCCGTGCTGGTCGAGATGTCCCGGGACGCGTCGCTCGCGGTGGTCGGCACGCGCGGCAAGGGCGGCTTCGCGGACCGGCTGCTCGGCACGGTGTCCTCCACCCTGCCCGCGCACGCGCACTGCCCGACGGTGGTCGTCCCGCTGCGCGACCAGCGGCGCGGCGGCGTGGTGCCGAACGACGAGTCCGCCCCCGTGGTCCGGCCGGTGCGCCGGATGGTCGTCGGCGTCGACGGGTCGCCGCAGGCGGACCTGGCGCTGCGGTACGCGATCGAGGAGGCGCAGGCCTGGGGCGCGGAGCTCACGGCCGTCGCCGGGGTGCCCGTCGGCAGCGGCTCGGGGGTCATGGCGTGGCTGCCTGCGACGATCGACCAGACGCAGGTGCTCGCCGACGTCACCGAGGGCCTCAACGTCGTGGTCGACCGGGCGCTGGCCCAGTACCCCGGCGCGACCGTGCGCCGGCACGTCCTGGACGGGACCGGGGCCGAGCTGCTGACGGAGTTCTCGGCGGCCACGGACCTGCTCGTCGTCGGCTCGCGGGGCCGCGGGGGGTTCACGGGCCTGCTGCTGGGCTCGACGAGCCAGGCGGTGCTGCACCACTCGGCGTGCCCGGTCATGGTGGTGACCAACGGCTGCCTGGAGCGCGCGGAGGCCGCGGGCGCGGGGAACGGCACCGCCGCCGCGGGCTGA
- a CDS encoding HNH endonuclease, producing the protein MLLLPAPPRTLLLNASLEPLCVVALPRAVTLVMSGKATVLETDGRVLHAERIVVPLPVVLSLTRYVHVPVRKPLPPTRRTVLQRDDHRCAYCGSHADTVDHVHPRSRGGRHEWANVVAACRRCNHRKADHLLHELGWELAYTPSPPRGATAFLHGAAVDEPAWSAYLAA; encoded by the coding sequence GTGCTGCTGCTGCCCGCGCCACCCAGGACGCTGCTCCTGAACGCCAGCCTCGAGCCCCTCTGCGTGGTCGCCCTACCCCGGGCCGTCACCCTCGTCATGTCCGGCAAGGCCACGGTCCTGGAGACGGACGGCCGCGTGCTGCACGCCGAGCGCATCGTGGTCCCGTTGCCGGTGGTCCTGAGCCTCACCCGGTACGTGCACGTGCCGGTCCGCAAGCCGCTGCCACCGACCCGCCGCACCGTGCTGCAGCGGGACGACCACCGGTGCGCGTACTGCGGCTCGCACGCCGACACGGTCGACCACGTGCACCCGCGCTCGCGCGGGGGCCGGCACGAGTGGGCCAACGTCGTCGCCGCGTGCCGCCGGTGCAACCACCGCAAGGCCGACCACCTGCTCCATGAGCTCGGCTGGGAGCTCGCGTACACGCCGTCGCCCCCGCGGGGTGCGACGGCGTTCCTGCACGGGGCGGCCGTCGACGAGCCGGCCTGGTCGGCGTACCTCGCGGCCTGA
- a CDS encoding C40 family peptidase — MTASAVRARHRSARRPVTPLTDLATAATGTIALAGRRTAVVAASSGLMVSMVAVPATAATSSGDQALTAVDTTALTASAKTVLDAAPVVTSPADAAWTFEAPAVTAVVPEPEPEPEPVVERAASRSSQRAATAETAAAPAAAASAVPQSVAGNAVLEVAARYVGVPYLSGGTTPDGFDCSGFVSYVYAQLGISLPRTSSAIKAAGTVVSASEAQPGDLIWSPGHISIYAGGDQQIDSPRPGKTIQFRSIWQSSPVFIRIG, encoded by the coding sequence GTGACCGCAAGTGCTGTGCGCGCTCGACACCGTTCCGCGCGTCGCCCCGTCACCCCCCTGACCGATCTCGCCACCGCCGCCACGGGCACCATCGCCCTGGCCGGTCGCCGCACCGCTGTCGTCGCGGCGTCCTCGGGCCTCATGGTCTCCATGGTCGCCGTGCCGGCGACCGCCGCGACCAGCTCCGGCGACCAGGCCCTCACCGCGGTGGACACCACCGCGCTGACCGCCTCGGCGAAGACCGTCCTCGACGCGGCCCCGGTCGTGACCTCCCCGGCCGACGCCGCGTGGACCTTCGAGGCCCCCGCCGTCACCGCGGTCGTCCCCGAGCCGGAGCCCGAGCCCGAGCCCGTCGTGGAGCGCGCCGCGTCGCGCAGCTCCCAGCGTGCCGCCACGGCCGAGACCGCCGCCGCGCCGGCCGCCGCCGCGAGCGCCGTCCCGCAGTCGGTGGCCGGCAACGCCGTCCTCGAGGTCGCGGCCCGCTACGTCGGCGTCCCGTACCTGTCCGGCGGCACCACGCCCGACGGCTTCGACTGCTCCGGCTTCGTCTCCTACGTGTACGCGCAGCTCGGCATCTCGCTGCCGCGCACGTCGTCCGCGATCAAGGCGGCCGGCACCGTCGTCTCGGCGTCCGAGGCCCAGCCGGGCGACCTGATCTGGAGCCCGGGTCACATCTCGATCTACGCCGGCGGCGACCAGCAGATCGACTCGCCGCGCCCCGGCAAGACGATCCAGTTCCGCAGCATCTGGCAGTCCTCCCCGGTGTTCATCCGCATCGGCTGA
- a CDS encoding metal-dependent transcriptional regulator translates to MSDLIDTTEMYLKTIYELTEEGITPLRARIAERLGHSGPTVSQTVARMERDGLVVVSGDRHLELTEEGQSKAMRVMRKHRLAERLLVDVIGLDWEYVHEEACRWEHVMSERVERRLAGLLDHPHFDPYGNPIPGLDEIGEERTPVGFLDGVQSSVAVAAAVGGPTKAVVARIGEPIQIDVELLARLAQAGVKPGNEVVVEKNGGVVTVGAPGAETVLDLPQEVARHVFLSVS, encoded by the coding sequence GTGAGTGACCTGATCGACACGACCGAGATGTATCTCAAGACCATCTACGAGCTCACCGAGGAAGGCATCACGCCGCTGCGCGCCCGCATCGCCGAGCGGCTGGGGCACAGCGGCCCGACGGTGTCCCAGACGGTCGCCCGCATGGAGCGCGACGGGCTCGTGGTCGTGTCCGGCGACCGGCACCTGGAGCTCACCGAGGAGGGCCAGTCCAAGGCGATGCGCGTCATGCGCAAGCACCGGCTGGCCGAGCGCCTGCTGGTCGACGTGATCGGCCTCGACTGGGAGTACGTGCACGAGGAGGCGTGCCGCTGGGAGCACGTCATGAGCGAGCGTGTCGAGCGGCGCCTGGCCGGCCTGCTGGACCACCCGCACTTCGACCCCTACGGCAACCCGATCCCGGGGCTGGACGAGATCGGCGAGGAGCGGACCCCGGTCGGCTTCCTCGACGGCGTCCAGTCCTCGGTCGCGGTGGCGGCCGCGGTGGGTGGCCCGACCAAGGCCGTCGTGGCCCGGATCGGCGAGCCCATCCAGATCGACGTCGAGCTGCTCGCGCGCCTCGCCCAGGCCGGCGTCAAGCCGGGCAACGAGGTCGTCGTCGAGAAGAACGGCGGCGTGGTGACGGTGGGCGCCCCGGGCGCGGAGACCGTGCTCGACCTCCCGCAGGAGGTCGCCCGCCACGTGTTCCTCTCCGTGTCCTGA